From the genome of Streptomyces sp. NBC_01317, one region includes:
- a CDS encoding SDR family oxidoreductase → MATHLITGAGSGMGAVVARRLHERGDDLLLIARDAGRGKELAALYPGSRALVGDLAVPDRLAWAMSHQVLPDRLDSLLHFAGVVDLGPVGDFSPKGWHHQLNVNLIAPAELTRLFLPQLRAAKGQVIFVNSGSGLRANAEWAAYAASKHGLKALADALREEERPNGVRVTSVYPGRTATPMQVKIHQHEGKEYDASSVIDPESVATAFLTALDLPRDAEIHDMTVRPGR, encoded by the coding sequence ATGGCTACACATCTGATCACCGGGGCCGGTTCCGGCATGGGAGCGGTCGTCGCCCGCCGGCTCCACGAACGCGGCGACGACCTGCTGCTGATCGCCCGCGACGCGGGCCGCGGCAAGGAACTTGCCGCCCTCTATCCCGGCTCCCGCGCGCTCGTCGGCGACCTCGCCGTCCCCGACCGGCTCGCCTGGGCCATGTCCCACCAGGTGCTGCCGGACCGCCTGGACTCGCTCCTGCACTTCGCCGGGGTGGTCGACCTCGGTCCTGTCGGGGACTTCTCGCCCAAGGGGTGGCACCACCAGCTCAACGTGAACCTGATCGCCCCGGCCGAACTGACCCGCCTCTTCCTGCCCCAACTGCGGGCCGCCAAGGGGCAGGTGATCTTCGTCAACTCGGGGTCCGGTCTGCGCGCGAACGCCGAGTGGGCCGCGTACGCCGCGTCGAAGCACGGCCTCAAGGCGCTCGCCGACGCGCTGCGCGAGGAGGAGCGGCCGAACGGGGTCCGGGTGACGTCCGTCTATCCGGGGCGTACGGCGACCCCGATGCAGGTCAAGATCCACCAGCACGAGGGCAAGGAGTACGACGCGTCGAGCGTCATCGACCCGGAGTCGGTGGCGACGGCGTTCCTCACGGCGCTCGACCTGCCGCGTGACGCGGAGATCCACGACATGACCGTCAGGCCGGGCCGATGA
- the mnmA gene encoding tRNA 2-thiouridine(34) synthase MnmA, giving the protein MTQTTQRPLRVLAAMSGGVDSAVAAARAAEAGHDVTGVHLALSANPQSFRTGARGCCTIEDSRDARRAADVIGIPFYVWDLAERFREDVVDDFVAEYEAGRTPNPCLRCNEKIKFAALLDKALALGFDAVCTGHYATVVTGPGGARELHRASDMAKDQSYVLGVLDERQLAHAMFPLGDTLTTKDEIRAEAERRGLAVAKKPDSHDICFIADGDTQGFLAKRLGKAEGDIVDESGAKIGSHEGAFGFTIGQRKGLRIGHPAADGKPRYVLDISPVDNTVTVGPAAALDVTALTAIKPRWCGGTAPEGRGTYTAQLRAHGDETPVEAELRDGTLRVTFDAPVRGVAPGQAIVLYDGTRVVGSATIATTERRRTDALAG; this is encoded by the coding sequence ATGACTCAGACAACCCAGCGTCCCCTCCGTGTGCTCGCCGCCATGTCCGGCGGTGTGGACTCCGCCGTCGCCGCCGCGCGCGCCGCCGAGGCGGGACACGACGTGACCGGCGTCCACCTGGCGCTCTCCGCGAACCCGCAGTCGTTCCGCACGGGCGCGCGGGGCTGTTGCACGATCGAGGACTCCCGCGACGCCCGCCGCGCGGCCGACGTGATCGGCATCCCCTTCTACGTATGGGACCTCGCGGAACGTTTCCGCGAGGACGTCGTGGACGACTTCGTGGCCGAGTACGAGGCGGGCCGTACGCCCAACCCGTGCCTGCGCTGCAACGAGAAGATCAAGTTCGCGGCGCTGCTGGACAAGGCCCTGGCCCTCGGCTTCGACGCGGTCTGCACCGGCCACTACGCGACGGTCGTCACCGGCCCCGGCGGCGCGCGCGAGCTGCACCGCGCGAGCGACATGGCCAAGGACCAGTCGTACGTCCTCGGTGTCCTGGACGAGCGCCAGCTCGCCCACGCGATGTTCCCGCTGGGCGACACCCTCACCACGAAGGACGAGATCCGCGCGGAGGCCGAGCGCAGGGGCCTGGCCGTCGCGAAGAAGCCCGACAGCCACGACATCTGCTTCATCGCGGACGGTGACACCCAGGGTTTCCTGGCGAAGCGCCTCGGCAAGGCCGAGGGCGACATCGTCGACGAGTCCGGCGCCAAGATCGGCAGCCACGAGGGCGCGTTCGGCTTCACCATCGGCCAGCGCAAGGGCCTGCGGATCGGCCACCCGGCCGCCGACGGCAAGCCCCGCTACGTCCTGGACATCTCGCCGGTGGACAACACCGTCACGGTCGGCCCGGCCGCCGCGCTGGACGTCACCGCCCTGACCGCGATCAAGCCCCGCTGGTGCGGCGGTACGGCTCCGGAGGGGCGGGGCACGTACACCGCGCAGCTCCGCGCCCACGGCGACGAGACACCGGTCGAGGCGGAACTGCGCGACGGCACGCTGCGCGTCACGTTCGACGCCCCGGTCCGTGGTGTGGCCCCGGGGCAGGCGATCGTGCTCTACGACGGCACACGCGTGGTGGGTTCGGCGACGATCGCGACGACCGAGCGGCGCCGTACCGACGCGCTGGCGGGCTGA
- the ligA gene encoding NAD-dependent DNA ligase LigA, which translates to MAGEKHAQPASVPAQARDQHAQLAEQIEEHRFRYYVKDQPVVSDADFDRLLRTLEGLEDEYPELRTPDSPTQKVSGAYETEFTAVQHRERMLSLDNAFDEEELAAWADRVAKDVGTTDYHFLCELKVDGLAVNLTYEHGRLTRAATRGDGRTGEDITPNVRTIQEIPHRLAGDRIPALVEIRGEVYFPMEAFQDLNARLVEAGDKPFANPRNAAAGSLRQKDPKITATRPLHMVVHGIGAREGFDIDRLSHAYELLREWGLPTARHNRVVDGLDGVREFITTFGERRHSVEHEIDGVVVKLDEISLQGRLGSTSRAPRWAIAWKYAPEEVNTRLLNIRVGVGRTGRVTPYAQVEPVTVAGSEVEFATLHNQEVVKSKGVWIGDTVVLRKAGDVIPEILGPVVDLRPDDAYEFVMPAECPECGTALRAMKEGDIDLRCPNARSCPAQLRERLFYLGSRKSLDIENFGYVAAAALTKPLEPATPPLLDEGDLFDLTVEQLLPIKAYVLDQDSGLPKRDAKTGEDKIVTVFANQKGEPKTNTLAMLEHIAAARQRPLARIITGLSIRHVGPVASEALARVFRSLDRIEQATQEELAAVEGVGPTIAASVKEWFEVDWHREILRKWRAAGVRTEDEGGGEDEGPRPLAGLTVVVTGTLENYTRDGAKEALQALGAKVAGAVSKKTAFVVAGENPGSKYDKAMQLKVPVLDEAGFAILLEQGPEAATEAAVTPEITDGAPAVTAAGTGPEQAPEQAPEQAAEPDPPSDPAK; encoded by the coding sequence GTGGCCGGCGAAAAGCACGCACAGCCCGCATCGGTGCCCGCGCAGGCGCGCGACCAGCACGCGCAGCTCGCTGAGCAGATCGAGGAGCACCGCTTCCGGTACTACGTGAAGGACCAGCCGGTCGTCAGCGACGCCGACTTCGACCGGCTGCTGCGCACCCTGGAGGGGCTGGAGGACGAGTACCCCGAGCTGCGGACGCCGGACTCGCCCACCCAGAAGGTCTCGGGGGCGTACGAAACGGAGTTCACGGCCGTCCAGCACCGCGAGCGGATGCTGTCCCTGGACAACGCGTTCGACGAGGAGGAGCTGGCCGCCTGGGCCGACCGCGTAGCCAAGGACGTCGGCACGACGGACTACCACTTCCTCTGCGAGCTGAAGGTGGACGGCCTCGCGGTCAACCTCACCTACGAGCACGGCAGGCTGACCCGCGCCGCCACCCGCGGCGACGGGCGGACGGGCGAGGACATCACGCCCAACGTCCGGACGATCCAGGAGATCCCGCACCGGCTCGCGGGGGACCGGATCCCCGCCCTGGTCGAGATCCGCGGCGAGGTCTACTTCCCGATGGAGGCGTTCCAGGACCTGAACGCGCGGCTGGTGGAGGCCGGTGACAAGCCCTTCGCCAATCCCCGTAACGCGGCGGCGGGTTCGCTGCGCCAGAAGGACCCCAAGATCACCGCCACCCGCCCGCTGCACATGGTCGTGCACGGCATCGGCGCGCGCGAGGGCTTCGACATCGACCGCCTCTCGCACGCCTACGAGCTGCTGCGGGAGTGGGGCCTGCCCACGGCCCGGCACAACCGGGTGGTCGACGGCCTGGACGGGGTGCGGGAGTTCATCACGACCTTCGGTGAGAGACGCCACTCCGTGGAGCACGAGATCGACGGAGTGGTCGTCAAGCTCGACGAGATCTCCCTCCAGGGCCGCCTCGGCTCCACCTCGCGCGCCCCGCGCTGGGCGATCGCGTGGAAGTACGCGCCGGAGGAGGTCAACACCAGGCTGCTGAACATCCGGGTGGGCGTCGGGCGTACGGGACGGGTCACGCCGTACGCGCAGGTGGAGCCGGTCACGGTCGCCGGCTCCGAGGTCGAGTTCGCCACGCTGCACAACCAGGAAGTCGTGAAGTCCAAGGGTGTCTGGATCGGCGACACGGTGGTCCTGCGCAAGGCGGGCGACGTCATCCCGGAGATCCTCGGCCCGGTGGTGGACCTGCGTCCTGACGACGCGTACGAGTTCGTGATGCCGGCCGAGTGCCCCGAGTGCGGTACGGCGCTGCGCGCGATGAAGGAGGGCGACATCGACCTCCGCTGCCCCAACGCCCGCTCCTGCCCCGCCCAGTTGCGCGAGCGGCTCTTCTACCTGGGCAGCCGCAAGAGCCTGGACATCGAGAACTTCGGGTATGTGGCCGCCGCCGCCCTGACGAAGCCGCTGGAGCCCGCCACTCCGCCGCTGCTGGACGAGGGCGACCTCTTCGACCTCACCGTCGAGCAGTTGCTGCCCATCAAGGCGTATGTCCTGGACCAGGACAGCGGGTTGCCCAAGCGGGACGCGAAGACCGGCGAGGACAAGATCGTCACGGTCTTCGCCAACCAGAAGGGCGAGCCGAAGACCAACACCCTGGCGATGCTGGAGCACATCGCCGCCGCCAGGCAGCGCCCGCTGGCCCGGATCATCACGGGCCTGTCGATCCGTCATGTCGGCCCGGTCGCCTCCGAGGCGCTGGCCCGGGTGTTCCGCTCCCTCGACCGGATCGAGCAGGCCACCCAGGAGGAGCTGGCGGCCGTCGAGGGCGTCGGACCGACCATCGCCGCGTCCGTCAAGGAGTGGTTCGAGGTCGACTGGCACCGCGAGATCCTGCGCAAGTGGCGGGCGGCGGGCGTCCGTACGGAGGACGAGGGCGGCGGCGAGGACGAAGGCCCGAGGCCGCTGGCCGGCCTCACGGTCGTGGTCACGGGCACCCTGGAGAACTACACACGTGACGGCGCGAAAGAGGCGCTCCAGGCCCTCGGCGCGAAGGTCGCCGGGGCCGTCTCGAAGAAGACGGCGTTCGTGGTGGCCGGCGAGAACCCCGGGTCCAAGTACGACAAGGCCATGCAGCTCAAGGTGCCGGTCCTGGACGAGGCGGGGTTCGCGATCCTGCTCGAACAGGGCCCGGAGGCGGCCACGGAGGCCGCGGTGACGCCCGAGATCACCGATGGGGCCCCGGCGGTCACAGCGGCCGGAACGGGCCCTGAGCAGGCACCTGAGCAGGCCCCTGAGCAGGCCGCCGAGCCGGACCCCCCGTCAGACCCCGCGAAGTAG
- a CDS encoding TIGR00730 family Rossman fold protein, producing the protein MNICVFLSAADLDERYTGPAREFAELIGKGGHTLVWGGSDRGLMGVVADGVEKAGGRLVGVSVGFLADSARATADEMVFARDLAERKALLLAKADAIVVMVGGAGTLDEATEILELKKHALHSKPVVLLNTAGFYDGLKQQLQRMDEDGFLPVPLLDLVFFAEDGVGALAYLEESLGVQ; encoded by the coding sequence ATGAACATCTGTGTCTTCCTCTCCGCCGCCGACCTCGACGAGCGCTACACCGGCCCCGCCCGCGAATTCGCCGAACTGATCGGCAAGGGTGGCCACACGCTGGTGTGGGGCGGTTCTGACAGGGGGCTGATGGGGGTCGTCGCCGACGGCGTGGAGAAGGCCGGCGGCCGGCTGGTCGGTGTCTCCGTCGGTTTCCTGGCGGACTCGGCCAGGGCCACGGCCGACGAGATGGTCTTCGCCCGCGATCTGGCGGAGCGGAAGGCGCTGCTCCTCGCCAAGGCCGACGCGATCGTGGTCATGGTCGGCGGGGCGGGCACGCTGGACGAGGCGACCGAGATCCTGGAGCTGAAGAAGCACGCCCTGCACAGCAAGCCGGTGGTGCTGCTCAACACGGCGGGCTTCTACGACGGGCTCAAGCAGCAGCTCCAGCGGATGGACGAGGACGGCTTCCTGCCGGTGCCCCTCCTCGACCTGGTCTTCTTCGCCGAGGACGGGGTCGGCGCGCTCGCGTACCTGGAGGAATCGCTCGGCGTGCAGTGA
- a CDS encoding methionine synthase gives MSDDTPPGVPWGPATGVGSMPGGDARETARQVTGTFEGFPYLPELPARGPGADMIGRTVGLLAEVYARVEPSGWRIGDRPGRDTKRARSWLGEDLDALEEFTQGYEGALKVQAVGPWTLAAALELRNGESALSDPGACRDLTASLVEGLTEHLADVRRRIPGARVVLQIDEPSLTAVLRGHIRSASGYRTHRAADRQLVEGALRQVGAVNEGAVVVHSCAPDVPFALLRRAGVAGVSFDFGLLTERDEDTIGEAVEAGTKLFAGVVPGTDAPLSDPAGSVMGVRTLWRRLGLNPGTLAESLVITPSCGLAGASPAYAREALAHCVRAARSLADNPE, from the coding sequence ATGAGCGACGACACGCCCCCCGGAGTCCCGTGGGGCCCCGCCACCGGCGTCGGGTCCATGCCCGGCGGGGACGCGCGGGAGACGGCCCGTCAGGTCACCGGGACCTTCGAGGGCTTCCCGTACCTGCCCGAACTGCCCGCCCGGGGACCCGGCGCCGACATGATCGGTCGTACGGTCGGCCTGCTCGCCGAGGTCTACGCGCGCGTGGAGCCCAGCGGGTGGCGCATCGGCGACCGCCCGGGGCGGGACACCAAGCGGGCCCGGTCCTGGCTGGGGGAGGACCTCGACGCGCTGGAGGAGTTCACCCAGGGGTACGAGGGAGCGCTCAAGGTCCAGGCCGTCGGACCGTGGACGCTGGCCGCCGCCCTGGAACTGCGCAACGGCGAGTCGGCGCTCAGCGACCCCGGCGCCTGCCGGGACCTCACGGCGTCCCTGGTCGAAGGGCTCACCGAGCACCTCGCGGACGTACGCCGCCGCATCCCCGGCGCGCGGGTCGTCCTCCAGATCGACGAGCCGTCCCTCACCGCCGTCCTGCGCGGCCACATCCGGTCGGCCAGCGGCTACCGCACGCACCGCGCGGCGGACCGGCAGCTGGTCGAGGGCGCGCTCCGGCAGGTCGGCGCGGTCAACGAGGGGGCGGTGGTCGTGCACTCCTGCGCGCCCGACGTGCCCTTCGCCCTGCTGCGCCGGGCCGGCGTGGCCGGTGTCTCCTTCGACTTCGGACTGCTCACGGAACGTGACGAGGACACCATCGGCGAGGCGGTGGAGGCGGGCACGAAACTCTTCGCCGGGGTCGTGCCGGGCACCGACGCCCCATTGTCGGACCCTGCCGGTAGCGTCATGGGTGTCAGGACGCTGTGGCGCAGGCTGGGGCTGAATCCGGGGACTCTCGCCGAGTCCTTGGTGATCACCCCGTCGTGCGGTCTCGCGGGGGCCTCTCCCGCGTACGCACGCGAGGCGCTCGCCCACTGCGTCCGGGCGGCGAGATCACTCGCGGACAACCCAGAGTAA
- a CDS encoding alpha/beta hydrolase: MNIACKAKSGDGTLIAYRRTGGGPPLILVSGTLGTAETETRLAELLAPRFEVFVYDRRGRGASGDTRPYEVRREIEDLASLIAEAGGSASVYGMSAGAILVLEAAAAGLPITQFALYEPPYPTDVSVLPGRKAFTERLTDLLAQGRRDGAVELFLSMVGTPHDLIAGMRRSAVWPGLRAIAHTLAYDNALVGLEPVPLDRLATIGTRGMVVDGGASTRALRAAAKAVASALPRGRHRTLTGQTHEVAPHVLAPVLTDFFTA, from the coding sequence ATGAACATTGCGTGCAAGGCGAAGTCGGGGGACGGCACTCTCATCGCGTACCGGCGGACGGGCGGCGGACCGCCCCTGATCCTGGTGAGCGGGACCCTCGGCACCGCCGAGACGGAGACCCGGCTCGCCGAGCTGCTCGCGCCGCGTTTCGAGGTGTTCGTCTACGACCGCCGGGGGCGCGGCGCGAGCGGTGACACCCGTCCGTACGAGGTGCGGCGCGAGATCGAGGACCTGGCGAGCCTGATCGCGGAGGCGGGTGGCAGCGCTTCCGTGTACGGCATGTCGGCGGGGGCGATCCTCGTCCTGGAGGCGGCGGCGGCCGGGCTGCCGATCACCCAGTTCGCGTTGTACGAGCCCCCGTACCCCACCGACGTCTCGGTCCTGCCGGGCCGCAAGGCGTTCACCGAGCGGCTGACCGACCTGCTGGCCCAGGGGCGGCGGGACGGCGCGGTGGAGCTGTTCCTGTCGATGGTGGGCACACCGCACGACCTGATCGCGGGGATGCGCCGGTCGGCGGTCTGGCCGGGACTGAGGGCGATCGCGCACACCCTGGCGTACGACAACGCCCTGGTGGGCCTGGAACCGGTCCCCCTGGACCGGCTGGCGACGATCGGGACCCGGGGGATGGTGGTGGACGGCGGAGCCAGTACGAGAGCGTTACGCGCGGCCGCGAAGGCAGTGGCCTCGGCCCTGCCTCGCGGCCGTCACCGCACCCTGACGGGTCAGACGCACGAAGTGGCGCCGCATGTGCTGGCGCCGGTGCTGACGGACTTCTTCACGGCGTGA
- a CDS encoding DUF427 domain-containing protein produces MAAGHTITIEQGTTHVRVVRDGQVLAESRRPLLLHETGLPVRYYIPPEDVRTELLTSSDTSTHCPWKGDASYWSLPDAPDLVWGYEEPKEEVARIKGHFCFYDTEVLAA; encoded by the coding sequence ATGGCCGCAGGGCACACCATCACCATCGAGCAGGGCACCACCCACGTACGCGTCGTCCGGGACGGGCAGGTGCTCGCGGAGAGCCGCCGCCCGCTGCTCCTGCACGAGACGGGCCTGCCGGTCCGTTACTACATCCCGCCGGAGGACGTCAGGACCGAGTTGCTGACCTCGTCGGACACGAGCACCCACTGCCCGTGGAAGGGCGACGCCTCGTACTGGTCGCTCCCCGATGCCCCTGACCTGGTCTGGGGGTACGAGGAGCCGAAGGAGGAAGTCGCGCGGATCAAGGGCCACTTCTGCTTCTACGACACCGAGGTCCTGGCAGCCTGA
- a CDS encoding acetamidase/formamidase family protein, with product MAEHRLDSVPGTVTNVFSRDLPPVLTVDPGDTVVVHSLDASGHLERQRTPGEQRPKMFGGRPGHCLAGPIAVRGARPGTALAVRVESLRPDPWGWTVAAAADTPLNRRLGLADAEPSWLLWELDADAGTGTNQYGHTVSLAPFLGVIGLPPAERGEHPTVPPRVAGGGNIDCRELVAGSTLFLPVTVDDALLCVGDGHAVQGDGEVSGTAVECGMTTRLTLDVETAPPVPTVHAVTPAGRITFGFDADLNEASAQALDAMLTWMGSLFGLDRATALALASATVDLRVTQVANQVWGVHALLPTGAVR from the coding sequence GTGGCCGAACACCGGCTGGACTCCGTGCCCGGCACGGTCACCAACGTCTTCTCGCGCGACCTGCCCCCGGTGCTGACCGTCGACCCGGGGGACACGGTTGTCGTCCACTCCCTGGACGCGTCGGGTCACCTGGAGCGGCAGCGCACCCCGGGGGAGCAGCGGCCTAAGATGTTCGGCGGCCGGCCGGGGCACTGCCTCGCCGGCCCGATAGCCGTGCGCGGCGCCCGTCCTGGGACGGCGCTCGCGGTGCGGGTGGAGTCCCTGCGCCCCGACCCGTGGGGCTGGACCGTGGCCGCCGCCGCGGACACCCCGCTCAACCGGCGGCTCGGGCTCGCGGACGCGGAGCCGTCCTGGCTGCTGTGGGAGCTGGACGCCGACGCGGGTACGGGGACGAACCAGTACGGGCACACCGTGTCGCTGGCCCCCTTCCTCGGCGTCATCGGCCTGCCGCCCGCCGAACGGGGCGAGCATCCCACCGTGCCGCCCCGGGTGGCGGGCGGCGGCAACATCGACTGCCGGGAGCTGGTCGCGGGATCGACGCTGTTCCTGCCGGTCACCGTGGACGACGCGCTGCTGTGCGTCGGGGACGGCCACGCGGTCCAGGGGGACGGCGAGGTGTCCGGTACGGCGGTGGAGTGCGGCATGACCACCCGGCTGACGCTGGACGTGGAGACGGCGCCGCCGGTGCCGACCGTGCACGCGGTGACTCCGGCGGGCCGGATCACCTTCGGCTTCGACGCGGACCTGAACGAGGCGTCGGCGCAGGCCCTGGACGCCATGCTGACGTGGATGGGGTCGCTCTTCGGGCTGGACCGCGCGACCGCGCTGGCGCTGGCGAGTGCGACGGTCGACCTGCGGGTCACGCAGGTCGCCAACCAGGTGTGGGGCGTGCACGCGCTGCTGCCGACGGGCGCGGTGCGCTGA
- the gatC gene encoding Asp-tRNA(Asn)/Glu-tRNA(Gln) amidotransferase subunit GatC, with amino-acid sequence MPGITREEVAHLARLARLELKAEELEHFAGQLDDIIGAVARVSEVADQDVPPTSHPLPLTNVMRADEVRPSLTPAQALSGAPAQEQQRFKVPQILGED; translated from the coding sequence ATGCCTGGCATCACGCGCGAGGAGGTCGCTCACCTCGCACGGCTGGCGCGTCTGGAGCTGAAGGCCGAAGAGCTCGAACACTTCGCCGGACAGCTCGACGACATCATCGGCGCGGTCGCCCGCGTGTCCGAGGTCGCCGACCAAGACGTACCGCCGACCTCCCATCCGCTGCCGCTGACGAACGTCATGCGCGCGGACGAGGTCCGTCCGTCGCTCACCCCCGCGCAGGCGCTCTCCGGCGCCCCGGCCCAGGAGCAGCAGCGTTTCAAGGTGCCGCAGATCCTGGGGGAGGACTAA
- a CDS encoding putative bifunctional diguanylate cyclase/phosphodiesterase, with protein MKPTESAAPVSPPRGFAAFAGMTERFPAAVVGIAVVVLTTGIVRTVQEDRALFPGGTEGWSLAVLTGIIVGHLVALGRDRWWGGTGSGAALTLAVLLLYGWVPAGLVSLAVVVLVGVARRHRWRQGVLNGAADILGIGSAALVLALFGDVPTVAEPWQPLDWGIGGVAEIVLAACAHLVVMRVLLWYALTPQGGGLPHLARTALMRQGLVAAALLGIAPLICVVAVSLPVLLPLFSIPLIALDSTLWIARARAEEQLRDPLTGLPNRQWLLERTWSALEEAESLGARSALVLIDLDRFRSVNDTLGHLAGDRLLLQIADRLRLALPQGAEAARLGGDEFAVLLPTCDSTTSAQRVARHLVAELSSPLDLDGLTLVLEASAGVAVYPEHALDAEGLLRRADVAMYQAKRDRTGVEVYESKRDSNTPDRLGLLGDLRRALDAGEVELHYQPKVRFDGQVAGLEALVRWVHPERGRVPPDEFIAIAESSGLMPHLTEYVLDTALAQVARWRAQGLMTPVAVNVSPRDVHTPGFAGSVAARLARHGVPPGSLQLEITEHVLLEDPQRAADTLAGLTGHGVKMSLDDFGTGYSSLVHLRRLPVSELKIDRSFVARLAVDNEDAEIVRCTVDLAHSLGLVVVAEGVEDDETWERLRDLGCDAVQGWLVAAAMPPHEATAWLRARSEHGWQRPAELEAAARREQSGQAVP; from the coding sequence ATGAAACCGACCGAGAGCGCCGCCCCGGTCTCACCCCCGCGCGGTTTCGCGGCATTTGCGGGGATGACGGAGAGATTCCCCGCCGCTGTCGTCGGAATCGCCGTGGTCGTGCTGACCACCGGCATCGTCCGCACGGTCCAGGAGGACCGGGCGCTCTTCCCCGGCGGCACCGAAGGCTGGTCGCTGGCCGTCCTCACCGGCATCATCGTCGGCCACCTCGTCGCGCTCGGCCGTGACCGCTGGTGGGGCGGCACGGGCTCCGGCGCGGCCCTCACCCTCGCCGTCCTGCTGCTGTACGGCTGGGTGCCGGCCGGACTGGTCAGCCTGGCCGTCGTGGTGCTGGTCGGCGTCGCCCGCCGCCACCGCTGGCGCCAGGGCGTCCTGAACGGCGCCGCGGACATCCTGGGCATAGGCTCCGCCGCGCTGGTCCTCGCCCTGTTCGGGGACGTCCCGACCGTCGCCGAACCCTGGCAGCCGCTCGACTGGGGCATCGGCGGCGTCGCCGAGATCGTGCTGGCCGCCTGCGCCCATCTCGTCGTCATGCGGGTCCTGCTCTGGTACGCGCTCACCCCGCAGGGCGGCGGCCTGCCCCACCTCGCCCGTACGGCCCTGATGCGCCAGGGCCTGGTCGCCGCGGCGCTGCTCGGCATCGCCCCGCTGATCTGCGTGGTCGCGGTGTCCCTGCCGGTGCTCCTGCCGCTCTTCTCCATCCCGCTCATCGCCCTCGACTCCACGCTGTGGATCGCCCGGGCGCGGGCCGAGGAGCAGCTGCGCGACCCGCTCACCGGCCTGCCCAACCGCCAGTGGCTGCTGGAGCGGACCTGGTCGGCGCTGGAGGAGGCCGAGTCGCTGGGCGCCAGGTCCGCGCTGGTCCTGATAGACCTCGACCGCTTCCGTTCGGTCAACGACACGCTCGGCCATCTCGCCGGTGACCGGCTGCTGTTGCAGATAGCGGACCGGCTGCGCCTCGCCCTGCCGCAGGGCGCGGAGGCGGCCAGACTCGGGGGCGACGAGTTCGCCGTCCTGCTCCCGACGTGCGACTCCACGACCAGCGCGCAGCGCGTGGCCCGCCACTTGGTCGCCGAGCTGTCCTCACCGCTGGACCTGGACGGCCTCACGCTCGTCCTGGAGGCCAGCGCCGGGGTCGCCGTCTACCCCGAGCACGCGCTCGACGCGGAAGGGCTGCTGCGCCGCGCGGACGTCGCGATGTACCAGGCGAAGCGGGACCGTACGGGCGTCGAGGTGTACGAGTCCAAGCGGGACTCCAACACCCCGGACCGGCTGGGCCTGCTGGGCGACCTGCGCCGGGCGCTGGACGCCGGCGAGGTGGAGCTGCACTACCAGCCGAAGGTCCGCTTCGACGGCCAGGTCGCGGGGCTGGAGGCGCTGGTGCGCTGGGTGCACCCGGAGCGCGGCCGGGTCCCCCCTGACGAGTTCATCGCCATCGCCGAGTCCTCGGGGCTGATGCCGCACCTGACCGAGTACGTCCTGGACACGGCTCTCGCCCAGGTCGCCCGCTGGCGGGCCCAGGGCCTGATGACCCCGGTGGCCGTCAACGTGTCGCCGCGCGACGTCCACACCCCCGGCTTCGCCGGTTCCGTCGCGGCCCGCCTCGCCCGGCACGGCGTCCCGCCGGGCTCCCTCCAGCTGGAGATAACGGAACACGTCCTGCTGGAGGACCCCCAGCGGGCCGCCGACACCCTCGCGGGCCTCACCGGGCACGGCGTGAAGATGTCCCTGGACGACTTCGGTACGGGGTACTCCTCGCTGGTGCACCTGCGGCGCCTGCCGGTGAGCGAGCTGAAGATCGACCGGTCCTTCGTGGCCCGGCTCGCCGTCGACAACGAGGACGCGGAGATCGTCCGCTGCACGGTCGACCTGGCGCACTCCCTGGGCCTGGTGGTGGTCGCGGAGGGCGTCGAGGACGACGAGACGTGGGAACGGCTGCGGGACCTGGGCTGCGACGCCGTACAGGGCTGGCTGGTGGCCGCCGCGATGCCGCCCCACGAGGCGACCGCCTGGCTGCGGGCGAGGAGCGAGCACGGCTGGCAGCGCCCGGCGGAGCTGGAGGCGGCCGCGCGCCGCGAACAGTCCGGCCAGGCCGTCCCGTAA